One stretch of Halapricum desulfuricans DNA includes these proteins:
- the eno gene encoding phosphopyruvate hydratase has product MTLITDITLRRILDSRGNATVEAEVTTESGGFGRGAAPSGASTGEHEALELPAEEAIEKAEAEAVPALVGEVDATDQRAIDDTLHEVDGTDDFSGIGANSAVAISMAAAKAGADELGLPLYQHLGGTFRGDQFPTPLGNVVGGGEHAEEATNIQEFLSAPVGAPSVTEAVFANAQVHARIGELLEERGVPANKGDEGAWAPPIGDDEAFEIVDQATTEVGDELGFEISFGLDMAAAEMYDGDEYVYEGEDNRSTAEQIDYVAEMVEEYDMAYVEDPLDENDFEAFAELTDRVGDRTLICGDDLYVTNVERLQEGIEEGSSNAILIKPNQIGTLSDAVDAIELGADNGIVSAVSHRSGETEDTTIAHLAVGAAAPYIKTGTVAGERTAKLNELIRIEEQA; this is encoded by the coding sequence ATGACACTCATCACGGACATCACGCTCCGACGGATACTGGACTCGCGAGGTAACGCCACGGTCGAAGCCGAAGTCACCACCGAGAGCGGTGGGTTCGGTCGCGGTGCCGCCCCGAGCGGTGCGAGCACGGGCGAACACGAAGCACTCGAACTACCCGCCGAGGAAGCCATCGAGAAGGCCGAAGCCGAGGCCGTCCCCGCTCTCGTGGGCGAGGTCGACGCGACCGACCAGCGCGCAATCGACGACACGCTCCACGAGGTAGACGGAACTGACGACTTCTCGGGCATCGGCGCGAACAGCGCGGTCGCGATCAGCATGGCCGCCGCCAAGGCCGGCGCCGACGAACTCGGACTCCCGCTGTATCAGCACCTGGGCGGGACCTTCCGGGGCGATCAGTTCCCGACGCCGCTGGGTAACGTCGTCGGCGGCGGCGAGCACGCCGAGGAAGCCACCAACATCCAGGAGTTCCTTTCGGCGCCGGTGGGCGCGCCGAGCGTCACGGAGGCGGTCTTCGCCAACGCGCAGGTCCACGCTCGCATCGGCGAGCTCCTCGAGGAGCGCGGCGTCCCCGCGAACAAGGGCGACGAGGGTGCCTGGGCGCCGCCGATCGGCGACGACGAGGCCTTCGAGATCGTCGATCAGGCCACCACCGAGGTCGGCGACGAACTCGGCTTCGAGATCTCGTTCGGCCTGGACATGGCCGCCGCCGAGATGTACGACGGCGACGAATACGTCTACGAGGGCGAAGACAACCGCTCGACGGCCGAACAGATCGACTACGTCGCCGAGATGGTCGAGGAGTACGACATGGCCTACGTCGAGGACCCGCTGGACGAGAACGACTTCGAGGCCTTCGCCGAGCTGACCGACCGCGTCGGCGACCGGACGCTCATCTGTGGCGACGACCTCTACGTCACTAACGTCGAGCGCCTCCAGGAAGGCATCGAGGAGGGCTCCTCGAACGCCATTCTCATCAAGCCCAACCAGATCGGCACGCTCTCCGATGCGGTCGACGCCATCGAACTCGGGGCGGACAACGGTATCGTGTCGGCGGTCTCCCACCGCTCGGGCGAGACCGAGGACACGACCATCGCTCACCTCGCCGTGGGCGCGGCCGCCCCCTACATCAAGACCGGCACCGTCGCCGGCGAACGCACCGCCAAACTGAACGAACTCATCCGCATCGAAGAGCAGGCGTAG
- the sufD gene encoding Fe-S cluster assembly protein SufD: protein MSTQVHANLTEEQVRTISDDLDEPEWLLETRLDALAALDELEMPSVIRTPGRDWTNLDALEYERIVDPLDRAQEKDRVEAEGVDVLSWSEALSEHGDLIEDRFGSVVDPQRDYLTALSTALFSAGTVIYVPEGVDAEDVKVRTRMNSQSLFNYTLVVAEESSSVTILERQTTGTETDDKQYYSGIVEVDAAENAHVQYGALQNLSEETYNFSVKRGHADTYATVNWIEGNIGSRLTKTSVETRLIGDSSESKIVGAFFGHNDQHFDLASRVWHEGEHTVADLVTRGVLDDEARSVYEGVQDVGTEAWDTSSYQRENTLMLSDESEADASPKLIINNHDTEASHSATVGQVDAEDLFYMTSRGIGEERATDLLVEGFFVPVMEEIAVDELREDLDELVVERLQQ from the coding sequence ATGAGTACGCAGGTACACGCAAACCTTACAGAGGAACAGGTACGGACGATCAGCGACGATCTGGACGAACCCGAGTGGCTGCTGGAGACGCGGCTGGACGCTCTGGCGGCGCTCGACGAACTGGAGATGCCCAGCGTCATCCGGACGCCGGGCCGTGACTGGACGAACCTCGACGCGCTGGAGTACGAGCGGATCGTCGATCCCCTCGACCGCGCCCAGGAGAAAGACCGCGTCGAGGCCGAAGGCGTCGACGTGCTTTCGTGGTCGGAGGCCCTCTCCGAGCACGGCGACCTGATCGAGGACCGGTTCGGCAGCGTCGTCGACCCCCAGCGGGACTACCTCACCGCGCTCTCGACGGCACTGTTCAGCGCCGGCACGGTCATCTACGTTCCGGAGGGCGTCGACGCGGAAGACGTGAAGGTCCGGACGCGGATGAACAGTCAGTCGCTGTTCAACTACACGCTGGTCGTCGCCGAGGAATCGTCGTCGGTGACGATCCTCGAACGCCAGACGACCGGCACTGAGACTGACGACAAGCAGTACTACTCCGGGATCGTCGAAGTCGACGCCGCGGAGAACGCCCACGTCCAGTACGGCGCGCTACAGAACCTCTCCGAGGAGACGTACAACTTCTCGGTCAAGCGCGGCCACGCCGACACCTACGCGACGGTCAACTGGATCGAGGGCAACATCGGCTCTCGACTGACCAAGACAAGCGTCGAGACGCGCCTGATCGGTGACTCCAGCGAGTCGAAGATCGTCGGCGCGTTCTTCGGCCACAACGACCAGCACTTCGATCTGGCCAGCCGAGTCTGGCACGAGGGCGAACACACTGTCGCCGATCTGGTCACCCGCGGCGTCCTCGACGACGAGGCCCGCTCGGTCTACGAGGGCGTCCAGGACGTCGGCACCGAGGCGTGGGACACCTCCTCCTACCAGCGCGAGAACACGCTGATGCTGAGCGACGAGTCCGAGGCCGACGCCTCGCCCAAGCTCATCATCAACAACCACGACACCGAAGCCAGCCACTCCGCGACGGTCGGACAGGTCGACGCGGAGGACCTGTTCTACATGACCTCTCGCGGAATCGGCGAGGAGCGGGCCACGGACCTGCTCGTCGAAGGCTTCTTCGTGCCCGTCATGGAGGAGATCGCCGTCGACGAGCTCCGTGAGGACCTCGACGAACTCGTCGTCGAGCGACTTCAGCAATAG
- the sufB gene encoding Fe-S cluster assembly protein SufB, with product MSSEDLKDTDTEARFEFKKEEKSAFETGKGLTEETVRVISEDKDEPEWMLERRLRALEQFKQMPMPTDWPGQPDLSEVDIDQIVPYIRPDIETRGGAESWEDLPEEIKDTFDKLGIPEAEKNALSGVGAQYESEIVYQNMQERWEEKGVIFMDMDKAVREHPELVREHFMTKVVPPSDNKFAALHGAVWSGGSFVYVPEDTTVEMPVQAYFRMNSEGMGQFEHTLIIAEDNAEVHYIEGCSAPQYAEFNLHSGGVEVFVGENAHVQYSTVQNWSKNTYNLNTKRAIVEADGTMEWVSGSMGSKATMLYPATILKGPGATDNHITIAFAGEGQNIDTGAKVYHNAPNTSSTIESKSISKDGGRTNYRGLVHISDGAENSKTNVECDALMFDNESTSDTMPYMEIQESKVDVAHEATVGKIGDEDVFYLQSRGLDDDDAKQMIVAGFIEPITEELPIEYAVELNRLIELEMEGSLG from the coding sequence ATGAGTTCAGAAGACCTCAAAGACACCGACACCGAGGCTCGATTCGAGTTCAAGAAGGAGGAAAAGTCCGCCTTCGAGACCGGAAAGGGCCTCACCGAGGAGACCGTTCGGGTCATCTCGGAGGACAAAGACGAGCCCGAGTGGATGCTCGAACGCCGCCTTCGAGCCCTCGAACAGTTCAAGCAGATGCCGATGCCGACCGACTGGCCCGGCCAGCCGGACCTCTCGGAGGTGGACATCGACCAGATCGTTCCCTACATCCGGCCCGACATCGAGACTCGCGGCGGGGCCGAATCCTGGGAGGACCTCCCCGAAGAGATCAAGGACACCTTCGACAAGCTGGGCATTCCCGAGGCCGAGAAGAACGCCCTCTCCGGCGTCGGCGCCCAGTACGAATCGGAGATCGTCTACCAGAACATGCAGGAGCGCTGGGAGGAGAAAGGCGTCATCTTCATGGACATGGACAAGGCCGTCCGGGAGCATCCCGAGCTCGTCCGCGAGCACTTCATGACGAAGGTCGTCCCTCCGAGTGACAACAAGTTCGCCGCGCTGCACGGCGCGGTCTGGTCCGGCGGGAGCTTCGTCTACGTGCCCGAGGACACGACCGTCGAGATGCCCGTCCAGGCGTACTTCCGGATGAACTCCGAGGGGATGGGTCAGTTCGAGCACACGCTCATCATTGCCGAGGACAACGCGGAAGTCCACTACATCGAGGGCTGCTCGGCCCCCCAGTACGCCGAGTTCAACCTCCACAGCGGCGGCGTCGAGGTGTTCGTCGGCGAGAACGCCCACGTCCAGTACTCGACGGTCCAGAACTGGTCGAAAAACACCTACAACCTCAACACCAAGCGCGCCATCGTCGAGGCCGACGGCACGATGGAGTGGGTCTCCGGGTCGATGGGTTCGAAGGCGACGATGCTGTACCCGGCGACGATCCTCAAGGGCCCGGGCGCGACGGACAACCACATCACCATCGCCTTCGCCGGCGAGGGTCAGAACATCGACACCGGGGCGAAGGTCTATCACAACGCGCCCAACACCTCTTCCACCATCGAGTCCAAGTCCATCAGCAAGGACGGCGGCCGCACCAACTACCGCGGACTGGTCCACATCTCCGACGGCGCAGAGAACTCGAAGACGAACGTCGAGTGTGACGCGCTGATGTTCGACAACGAGTCGACCAGCGACACGATGCCGTACATGGAGATCCAGGAGAGCAAAGTCGACGTCGCCCACGAGGCGACGGTCGGCAAGATCGGCGACGAGGACGTCTTCTACCTCCAGTCGCGGGGACTGGACGACGACGACGCAAAGCAGATGATCGTCGCCGGCTTCATCGAGCCGATCACCGAGGAACTGCCCATCGAATACGCGGTCGAACTGAACCGTCTCATCGAACTGGAGATGGAGGGTTCGCTCGGGTAA
- a CDS encoding ABC transporter ATP-binding protein has translation MAVLEISNLHAEVAEDGGETILEGVDLEVESGDIHALMGPNGSGKSTTAKIIAGHPAYEVTEGEVLIHLDEDEFGEDFEIPEDMRTWELLDLEPNERAALGVFLGFQYPAEIEGVTMVNFLRTALNAKLEEREELFEDDEEADDEEDAGYETSPMEGPADDGEVGVAEFQQILQEKMEQLDMDEKFADRYLNAGFSGGEKKQNEVLQAAVLEPSIAVLDEIDSGLDIDRLQDVSKGINALRDEQGAGILQITHYQRILDYVEPDHVHVMLDGEIAMSGGPELAEKLEDKGYDWVREEVYSAA, from the coding sequence ATGGCAGTACTCGAGATTTCGAACCTCCACGCAGAAGTCGCGGAAGACGGCGGCGAGACGATCCTGGAAGGGGTCGATCTCGAAGTCGAATCGGGCGATATCCACGCACTGATGGGACCGAACGGCAGCGGGAAGTCCACGACGGCGAAGATCATCGCCGGCCACCCCGCCTACGAGGTGACCGAAGGCGAAGTGCTGATCCACCTCGACGAGGACGAGTTCGGCGAGGACTTCGAGATTCCCGAGGACATGCGGACCTGGGAGCTGCTCGATCTGGAGCCCAACGAGCGCGCCGCGCTCGGCGTCTTCCTCGGATTCCAGTACCCCGCGGAGATCGAAGGCGTGACGATGGTCAACTTCCTCCGGACGGCGCTCAACGCCAAACTCGAAGAGCGCGAGGAGCTGTTCGAGGACGACGAGGAAGCCGACGACGAAGAAGACGCCGGCTACGAGACCTCGCCGATGGAAGGCCCGGCCGACGACGGCGAGGTCGGCGTCGCGGAGTTCCAGCAGATCCTCCAGGAGAAGATGGAGCAGCTGGACATGGACGAGAAGTTCGCCGACCGCTATCTCAACGCCGGCTTCTCCGGCGGGGAGAAAAAGCAAAACGAGGTGCTGCAGGCCGCGGTGCTGGAGCCGTCGATCGCGGTGCTCGACGAGATCGACTCCGGGCTCGACATCGACCGCCTGCAGGACGTCTCGAAAGGCATCAACGCCCTCCGCGACGAGCAGGGGGCCGGCATCCTGCAGATCACCCACTACCAGCGTATCCTCGACTACGTCGAGCCCGACCACGTCCACGTGATGCTCGACGGCGAGATCGCGATGAGCGGCGGTCCCGAACTGGCCGAGAAGCTCGAAGACAAGGGCTACGACTGGGTTCGCGAGGAAGTCTACAGCGCCGCGTAA
- a CDS encoding DNA polymerase domain-containing protein → MSEGEQTGLSAFGEGGADRPDGEAAAIAGDEHVSADVVEAEEFRYPDAEGAVEFSVTQVDYTVEGSGDDEYPVVHVFGRTPQRELIHVEVYEFRPYFYAPTANLDFDELRSRDRITGWETGYESIRGEDLTKIFGQTPRDVGQIRDEFDHYEADILFPDRLLVDKDITSGVRVPDRRTDDGERRIRVPHDEIEAVDVDAEPRISTFDIEVDDRSGFPEDGEEPIIAIASHDSYRDEYVLWLYDAGEGVEVPDRLDGYEPLEDDGLDADIRVFEAEPAMLEAFVSYVRETDPDILTGWNFADFDAPYLIDRLEVLDPTTDRDLDYNRLSRVNEVWQSDWQGPDIKGRVVFDLLRAYKRTQFTELESYRLEDVGQEELGAGKETYTGDIGDLWEDDPERLLEYNLRDVELCVELDRKQDIIAFFEEIASFVGCRLEDAPTPGDAVDMYVLHKAHGRFALPSKGTVESGEEFEGGAVFDPITGVREMVSVLDLKSLYPMCMVTINASPETKVDPDSYDGDTFVAPNGQHFRKEPDGIVREMVTELLSEREEKKELRNSHEPGTPEYEQYDRQQGSVKVVMNCFTPDTEVVTPDGVRNIRELDVGDDVYSIDPDTLRMEVKPVTETWAYPDYDGELVDIETDKMDFSVTPNHRMLVRKAETNGISWDEDDYRFVEAGELDRATNYQLPHDWTGPAGERIETVDLTELYDGEYEVWADNDVHGHTLAAEIGYYPDKVQKADEETTGYVFDADEFEEHRAYLADACSTFYVHTAANRKWIPRQYDGDDFLELLAWYITEGSVDTSEDKQFGDKFRGSATTVSIAQDAQAIADGGDDGGRDTHAAIGELLDRMGFDYYAGENGYQFTSRLLGDLLEDIAGEDSYSKRIPEFVFEASRDQKRRFLETLIAGDGDWQVNSWRYSTASEQLRDDVLRLCAHLGLTASYSEDSGVYRIHAAEDSKNTLRMHRSGTRSEAENGVYSVTVQDNHTVLAGRNGKFQWVGQSLYGVSGWDRFRLYDKDNAAAVTATGRSVIDHTEDAVEDLSYQVAYGDTDSVMISLGSDTSVEDAIERSFDIEEAINASYDEFAREQLNAEEHRFQIEFEKLYRRFFQAGKKKRYAGHIVWKEGKAVDDVDITGFEYQRSDIAEITKEVQLEVIEMIVKEGDIDGVADYLNGVIEDFLSGNVDPEEVAIPGGIGKRLDNYDTDTAQVRGAKYANLLLGTNFQRGSKPKRLYLEKVHPDFFERVEQEMGLDPAEDPLYGEFKRDPDVICFEYAEQLPEEFQIDWEKMLDKTLKGPISRVIEALGISWEEVKSGQEQTGLGQFM, encoded by the coding sequence ATGAGCGAGGGCGAGCAGACGGGTCTGTCGGCGTTCGGCGAAGGCGGGGCGGACCGGCCAGACGGCGAAGCGGCCGCGATCGCCGGCGACGAACATGTCTCCGCCGATGTCGTCGAAGCCGAGGAGTTCAGGTACCCCGACGCCGAGGGGGCCGTCGAGTTCTCGGTGACGCAGGTCGATTACACGGTCGAGGGCTCCGGCGACGACGAGTATCCGGTCGTCCACGTGTTCGGCCGGACGCCACAGCGGGAACTGATCCACGTCGAGGTCTACGAGTTCCGGCCGTACTTCTATGCGCCGACCGCGAATCTGGATTTCGACGAGTTGCGATCCCGCGACCGGATCACCGGCTGGGAGACCGGCTACGAGTCGATCCGGGGCGAGGACCTGACGAAGATCTTCGGACAGACGCCCAGAGACGTCGGGCAGATCCGCGACGAGTTCGACCACTACGAGGCGGACATCCTCTTTCCCGACCGCCTGCTGGTCGACAAGGACATCACGAGCGGCGTCCGTGTGCCCGACCGTCGCACCGACGACGGCGAGCGCCGGATCCGCGTCCCGCACGACGAGATCGAGGCCGTCGACGTCGACGCCGAACCGCGTATATCGACGTTCGACATCGAGGTCGACGACCGCTCGGGGTTCCCCGAAGACGGCGAGGAGCCGATCATCGCGATCGCCAGCCACGACTCCTATCGCGACGAATACGTCCTCTGGCTGTACGACGCCGGCGAAGGTGTCGAAGTGCCGGACCGGCTCGACGGCTACGAGCCGCTGGAGGACGACGGCCTCGACGCCGACATTCGGGTCTTCGAGGCGGAACCGGCGATGCTGGAGGCGTTCGTCTCCTACGTTCGTGAAACCGACCCGGACATCCTGACGGGCTGGAACTTCGCCGACTTCGACGCGCCGTATCTCATCGACCGACTGGAGGTCCTCGATCCGACGACCGACCGCGATCTGGACTACAACCGCCTCTCGCGGGTGAACGAGGTCTGGCAGAGCGACTGGCAGGGCCCGGACATCAAGGGCCGGGTGGTCTTCGATCTCCTGCGGGCGTACAAGCGCACCCAGTTCACGGAACTGGAGTCCTATCGACTGGAAGACGTCGGCCAGGAGGAACTCGGCGCTGGCAAGGAAACCTACACCGGTGACATCGGCGACCTCTGGGAAGACGACCCTGAGCGACTGCTGGAGTACAACCTCCGGGACGTCGAACTCTGTGTGGAACTGGACCGCAAGCAGGACATCATCGCTTTCTTCGAGGAGATCGCCTCGTTCGTCGGGTGCCGACTCGAAGACGCCCCCACGCCCGGCGACGCCGTCGACATGTACGTCCTCCACAAGGCACACGGTCGGTTCGCCCTGCCCTCGAAGGGAACCGTCGAGTCCGGCGAGGAGTTCGAGGGCGGCGCGGTCTTCGACCCGATCACCGGGGTCAGGGAGATGGTCTCGGTACTGGACCTGAAGAGCCTCTACCCGATGTGCATGGTGACAATTAACGCATCGCCGGAGACGAAAGTCGATCCCGACTCCTACGACGGCGATACGTTTGTCGCGCCCAACGGCCAGCACTTCCGAAAGGAGCCCGACGGGATCGTTCGCGAGATGGTCACCGAACTCCTATCAGAACGTGAAGAAAAGAAAGAACTCCGGAATAGCCACGAGCCAGGCACTCCAGAGTACGAACAGTACGACCGCCAACAAGGAAGTGTGAAGGTAGTTATGAATTGCTTCACGCCGGACACAGAGGTGGTGACCCCAGACGGCGTTCGGAACATCCGGGAGCTTGACGTGGGCGACGACGTGTACTCTATCGATCCGGACACGCTACGGATGGAGGTCAAGCCCGTCACCGAGACGTGGGCATACCCCGATTACGACGGTGAACTGGTCGACATCGAGACCGACAAGATGGATTTCAGCGTCACGCCGAACCACCGGATGCTCGTCCGGAAGGCAGAGACGAACGGGATCTCGTGGGACGAGGACGACTACCGCTTCGTCGAAGCCGGAGAGCTCGATCGGGCGACGAACTACCAGTTACCCCACGACTGGACGGGACCAGCAGGCGAGCGGATCGAGACCGTCGATCTCACGGAGCTCTACGACGGCGAGTACGAGGTCTGGGCGGACAACGACGTGCACGGGCACACGCTGGCCGCCGAGATCGGCTACTATCCGGACAAGGTCCAAAAGGCCGATGAGGAGACAACCGGATACGTCTTCGACGCCGACGAGTTCGAAGAACACCGTGCGTACCTTGCGGATGCGTGTTCGACGTTCTACGTCCACACGGCGGCCAACCGCAAGTGGATTCCGCGTCAGTACGACGGCGATGACTTCCTCGAACTGCTTGCGTGGTATATTACTGAAGGGTCAGTCGACACGTCCGAAGACAAGCAGTTCGGCGATAAATTCCGTGGCTCCGCAACGACGGTCTCGATTGCACAGGACGCACAGGCGATCGCTGACGGGGGAGACGACGGAGGCCGAGACACTCACGCGGCGATTGGGGAACTACTCGATCGGATGGGCTTTGACTACTACGCTGGCGAGAACGGGTATCAGTTCACGTCACGGCTCCTCGGCGATCTCCTAGAGGACATCGCTGGCGAAGATAGTTACAGCAAGCGGATCCCGGAGTTCGTGTTCGAGGCGAGTCGCGACCAGAAGCGTCGCTTCCTCGAGACGCTCATCGCTGGCGACGGTGACTGGCAGGTCAATTCCTGGCGATACAGTACAGCGAGCGAGCAACTTCGGGACGACGTACTCCGGTTGTGTGCTCATCTCGGCCTCACTGCGAGTTACAGCGAAGACAGCGGCGTCTATCGCATCCACGCGGCCGAAGATTCGAAGAACACGCTCCGGATGCACCGAAGCGGCACGCGTAGCGAGGCAGAAAACGGTGTGTACAGCGTCACTGTCCAGGATAATCATACCGTCCTCGCAGGCCGAAACGGCAAATTCCAGTGGGTCGGGCAGTCATTGTACGGCGTTTCGGGGTGGGACCGCTTCCGTCTGTACGACAAGGACAACGCCGCCGCCGTGACGGCCACCGGCCGGTCAGTCATCGACCACACTGAAGATGCTGTCGAAGACCTATCATATCAAGTTGCTTATGGAGATACCGACTCCGTCATGATAAGTTTGGGCAGCGACACTTCAGTCGAAGACGCGATCGAGCGGAGTTTCGACATCGAGGAGGCGATCAACGCGTCTTACGACGAGTTCGCCCGCGAGCAGTTGAACGCCGAGGAGCACCGGTTCCAGATCGAGTTCGAGAAGCTCTACCGGCGCTTTTTCCAGGCCGGCAAAAAGAAACGCTACGCCGGCCACATCGTCTGGAAGGAGGGCAAAGCGGTCGACGACGTTGACATCACTGGCTTCGAGTACCAGCGCTCGGACATCGCCGAGATCACCAAGGAAGTTCAACTGGAGGTCATCGAGATGATCGTCAAGGAGGGCGACATCGACGGGGTGGCCGATTATCTCAACGGCGTCATCGAGGACTTCCTGTCCGGTAACGTCGACCCCGAAGAAGTCGCGATCCCGGGCGGGATCGGCAAGCGACTCGACAACTACGATACCGACACCGCGCAGGTGCGCGGCGCGAAATACGCCAACCTCCTGCTGGGGACGAACTTCCAGCGCGGGAGCAAACCAAAGCGACTGTACCTCGAGAAGGTCCACCCGGACTTCTTCGAGCGCGTCGAACAGGAGATGGGCCTCGATCCAGCCGAGGACCCGCTGTACGGTGAATTCAAACGTGACCCGGACGTGATCTGTTTCGAGTACGCCGAGCAACTGCCCGAGGAGTTCCAGATCGACTGGGAGAAGATGCTCGACAAGACGCTCAAGGGCCCGATCTCTCGCGTGATCGAGGCGCTTGGGATCTCCTGGGAGGAGGTCAAGAGCGGCCAGGAACAGACTGGACTCGGCCAGTTCATGTGA
- a CDS encoding DUF7331 family protein — MSNRVNAAGESDRAATSETTTGAETIEAYEEDGTVVFYDAENPIAWIESDSAVSLTDAV, encoded by the coding sequence ATGTCGAACCGCGTCAACGCAGCAGGAGAGTCGGATCGTGCGGCAACCTCCGAGACGACGACCGGCGCGGAGACGATCGAGGCCTACGAGGAGGACGGGACCGTCGTCTTCTACGACGCGGAGAACCCCATCGCGTGGATCGAGTCGGACTCGGCGGTTTCGCTGACCGACGCCGTGTGA
- a CDS encoding DUF7322 domain-containing protein: protein MSNGPGEPPSHEPEEFDPDSLGPDTVDPASLGPETPSAPDPPDGSEVDREIHGLFWWLAALANVALLAASLGVMFVVFRARWTLGAQLTLSGLIVGGYVYYRVRQFQSE from the coding sequence ATGTCCAACGGGCCCGGTGAGCCCCCCTCGCACGAACCCGAGGAGTTCGACCCGGACTCGCTCGGGCCGGACACGGTCGACCCTGCCTCGCTCGGCCCCGAAACGCCGAGCGCACCTGATCCACCGGACGGAAGCGAGGTCGACCGCGAGATTCACGGGCTGTTCTGGTGGCTCGCCGCCCTCGCGAACGTCGCGCTGCTGGCTGCCAGTCTCGGCGTTATGTTCGTCGTCTTCCGAGCGCGGTGGACGCTCGGAGCACAGCTGACGCTGTCCGGTCTGATCGTCGGTGGCTACGTTTACTACCGCGTCAGGCAGTTCCAGTCGGAGTGA
- a CDS encoding DHH family phosphoesterase, which produces MDAGLIDDESLSLERKSLLPGEGFFRPDDITRAERKQEVESALEGAKTVVIADPDADGLACVALVRAARDSGVLVTASPHELRERLDWTAASLEAGADVFVCDLCPDQPADVEPLEALSEQAGSVRWFDHHQWDDDIADLVRTAGVELVVGESDEECSADVALRELDHEFDQSLVELVEVTRDHDLWIREDPRSDDLADFSHWSEPEEYLEAVVEHGADLPPAVEEFLEEKRIEKEALIQKAVDRAQMREVGPWTVGVTYGRCSQNEVAETLREQGADAAVIVKPAGSASLRGTESFERCHEVAEQVNGGGHPRAAGCKPDVYDDMLDYAHHWTTQGAVAKRAIIDAFRRLAEE; this is translated from the coding sequence ATGGACGCCGGACTCATCGACGACGAGTCGCTGTCGCTGGAGCGCAAGTCGCTGCTCCCCGGTGAGGGGTTCTTCCGGCCGGACGACATCACGCGGGCGGAACGAAAACAAGAGGTCGAAAGCGCGCTCGAGGGTGCCAAAACGGTCGTTATCGCCGATCCCGACGCCGACGGACTGGCCTGTGTCGCGCTCGTCCGTGCGGCCCGCGACAGCGGTGTCCTCGTGACCGCCAGCCCGCACGAACTCCGGGAGCGACTCGACTGGACGGCGGCGTCGCTGGAGGCCGGTGCCGACGTGTTCGTCTGCGACCTCTGTCCCGACCAGCCCGCCGACGTCGAGCCCCTCGAAGCGCTGTCCGAGCAGGCGGGGTCAGTTCGCTGGTTCGACCACCACCAGTGGGACGACGATATCGCGGACCTCGTCCGGACTGCCGGCGTCGAACTGGTCGTCGGCGAGTCGGACGAGGAGTGTTCGGCCGACGTGGCGCTGCGCGAACTCGATCACGAGTTCGATCAGTCGCTGGTCGAACTGGTCGAGGTCACGCGCGATCACGACCTCTGGATCCGCGAGGACCCACGTAGCGACGACCTGGCGGATTTCTCACACTGGAGCGAACCCGAAGAGTACCTCGAAGCGGTCGTCGAACACGGCGCCGACCTGCCGCCCGCGGTCGAGGAGTTTCTCGAGGAGAAGCGCATCGAGAAGGAGGCGCTCATCCAGAAGGCGGTCGACCGCGCCCAGATGCGGGAAGTCGGCCCCTGGACCGTCGGGGTGACCTACGGACGGTGTTCACAGAACGAGGTCGCAGAAACGCTGCGAGAGCAGGGGGCCGACGCCGCCGTGATCGTCAAGCCCGCCGGGAGCGCGAGCCTGCGCGGGACGGAGTCGTTCGAGCGCTGTCACGAGGTCGCCGAACAGGTCAACGGCGGCGGCCATCCCCGCGCGGCGGGCTGTAAACCCGACGTGTACGACGACATGCTCGATTACGCCCACCACTGGACGACCCAGGGTGCGGTGGCAAAACGCGCGATAATCGACGCGTTCCGGCGGCTCGCCGAGGAGTAG
- a CDS encoding universal stress protein has protein sequence MFETVVLATDGSESAARAVTLAFDFAERFDATIHALYVVDETEVETSPERVRADLQAALQERGEEALSEIESRETDVTTAVRRGDPADEICTYAEEIDADLVVTGTRGRHGEHAFLLGSVAEAVVRRSPVPVLTARQLDPEEAGDVPVPGEMGA, from the coding sequence ATGTTCGAGACAGTCGTGCTCGCGACCGACGGGTCGGAGAGCGCCGCCCGGGCCGTCACGCTCGCGTTCGACTTCGCCGAGCGGTTCGACGCGACGATCCACGCGCTGTACGTCGTCGACGAGACGGAAGTCGAAACGTCGCCGGAACGCGTCCGCGCCGATCTCCAGGCCGCACTGCAGGAACGGGGCGAGGAGGCACTGTCCGAGATCGAGTCCCGGGAGACCGACGTGACGACGGCCGTTCGGAGGGGCGATCCCGCCGACGAGATTTGTACCTACGCCGAGGAGATCGACGCCGACCTCGTCGTCACGGGGACCCGGGGTCGGCACGGCGAGCACGCGTTCCTGCTCGGGAGCGTCGCGGAAGCGGTCGTCCGCCGGTCGCCCGTGCCGGTGTTGACGGCGCGCCAGCTCGACCCCGAGGAAGCGGGTGACGTCCCGGTGCCCGGCGAGATGGGGGCCTGA